The segment TTTGGGCAAGCAGCTCACTGCTTTTTTCTGAACGGGTGTAAGCCTTCAGCAGCGTCTCCACCGGATAGATGGTTCCGCCCTGGCTGCCATTCGTAACCACCTTCTGCGGATGTGCCACGCGTCCCGCCGCTCCGGTAGCCTCCCACTCCCCCTGAAGATTACGCTGCACCATCACCCGGATATCAAAAGGCCGTCCGCCGTAAGTCAGCAGCCGGATGCCCTTTTGCACCAGATAGGATCGGCCCCGGGTCTCCGCCAGGAGGGCCTGATAGGCCTCGTTATAATTACCGAATGTGCGTATCCTTGTCCCTGCCTGATAGCGGTAGGACCGTCTGGTCCCCGAATCAGTCCCGCTTCCGCCAGCGCCGCTACTGCTCCGCAGCATCCGCTGTTCAACCCTTATGACGCCTTCGCCCAACGAACCGCAGCAGGGCTTAATGTAGACCATCTGATGATTTTGCAGCATGGCCTGGAGTACTCTCCGGCTTAATTGCCGGGTCTCCGGGATATGTCGCTTTAATTCAGACTTCTTCGCCAGTACCGTTGTCTTCGTTAATTTATTGGAGATTCGGCTGATTTGCTCCTTCATGCTACTCCCCCGTTCTATGGACTCTAATAGGCTATAGTACGGTACAGAGCAGGATTTGGCTTGGGCGGATGCCCCGGGGCCGAACACACAGGCCGATGATTACATAGATTATTGAAGGTATTCATCCGGGGCTGCGTTCAGGCAACCGGTGCGGGAGGCGTCGAGAGGAATGGCGGAGCAGTGGCGGGATAAAGTAAACGAAGTAATCAGGTACTTCCCCTGGTACAAGGATCTTATCGGCAATGAGCACGTGAATTACAGTCTGGAGCAGCTTCCCCTTATGACTTCGGATCTGCTGGATATTCATTATTATAACAACGAACCCGATGCTTCCCATGCCGTCTACCGGACCTCGGGCACCAGTACAGGACGGCGTAAGGCAATCGTCTATTCGGAAGAGGATGAACAGCATTATATCGATATCAAAACCAGGCTGTTCGGGGAATTGCTTCAGGGAAGCGGATGTGCCCGGGCGCTGGCGGATATGGGAACCGGACATGCTGCGCATACGGCGCTGGCTATATTTGCACGGCTGGGACTGGTGAACAGCTCCATTCCCTTCGAGTTGCCGGTAGAACAGCATATTGAGCGTATTCAGGCTTTCCAGCCCGACCTGCTGTACACCATGCCCTCGATCTTGGATCATATCGTATATGCTGCGGAGGACCCCCGGGCGTTCGGAATCCGCAAAATCATTCTGGTCGGCGAGATCGCTACCCGCGAGTGGCAGCAGAACATGGCCCGCCTGTTCGGCCTGAAGCCGCAGGATATTACCGATACGTACGGGTCGATTGAAATCGGCACGATTGCTTATTATTCGCATGAGCTGGGCCGGTATCTGCTGGCTGAAGGCATCGTTGCCGAAGCTGTGGGAACGGAGATCGTAGGGGAAGGGCTCGACCCGCTGGGTAACGGCGAAGGCATTCTGGTGTTAACTTCAACCGTGCGTAAGCTGCTGCCAGCCCTCCGGTTTGTCACCTATGATGTGGTGAGGGATTTCAGGACTGTGCAGGTAGACGGGGTGGAGCGGCAGAGCTTCCAGTCCATCGTCAAGCGGGTGGGCCGTGAGCTGAAGCATGGGGAGAAAATCAGCATCTACGATATTGAACAGGTGGTCTACCGTCATCTTCAGCAGGCCAGGGTCCGGGTCGGGGTCAGCCATAATGCATTATCCGTGTACATCCAGAGCAGGTCAGCTGCTCCATCCTGCGTTCCGGTCATCAGGGAAGAGATCAGGGCATGCATCCCGGAGATTGGTCTGATGATCGCAAATCACCTGCTTGACGATATTGAAGTCATTCTGATGGCAGAGGATGGGGAGCTTGCGGGCGGACAGGTGAAGAACAAGAAGCTGTATTATCAGAAGGAGAAGGACCAAATGCAGGGCAGGGCGGAGCCGCAGACAGTGGAGCAGCGGGCAGAGCCTCAGCTTACCAGCGGGATTTTATCGGCTATCGGACATACACCACTCCTGAAGCTGGATAATCTGTTTCCTGCCAGCGGGTTCAGCGTCTACGCCAAGCTGGAGCTGATGAACCCGGGAGGAAGCGCCAAGGACCGCCCGGCCTTGCGGATGATCCGGGAAGCGTGGAAGGACAGTCTTATTGGGCCGGGGACCGTTATTATTGAATCCAGTTCCGGGAATATGGCCATCAGCCTGGCCATGATATGCAAGCAGCTGGGGATGACCTTCATCAGTGTGGTGGATGCCAGAACCACCGGGATGAATCTTCAGCTGCTGAAGGCCCTGGGTGCGGCTATTGATTTCATTGACCGCCCTGATCCCGAAACCGGGGAATTCCTGCCGGCCCGGCTGAAGCGTGTGCAGCAGCTGCTCGCGGAAATACCGGGCAGCTATTGGCCGAATCAGTATGCCAATCCCAATAACTATTTATCCCATTATGATACGACTATGCCGGAGATCGTGAAGGAACTGGTGCAGGTCGATTACCTGTTCTGTAGTGTTAGTACCTGCGGAACGATAAACGGACTGGCAGAATACGTGAAGGACAAGGGACTGCGGACCCGGATTGTGGCGGTGGATGCAGAGGGTAGCGTTATTTTTGGCGGCCATGCGAAGAAGCGGCACTTCCCTGGACTGGGTGCCGGTATTGTGCCCCCGCTGCGCAGACCGGATTTGATCGACCGGATTGTGCATGTTACCGACGCCGATATGGTCAAGGGCTGCCGGGCGCTGGCCCGCAGGGAATCCATTCTGGCCGGAGCCTCCTCCGGGGCCGTGCTTGCCGCTATTCGGCAACTTAAGGAGGAGATCCCTCCCGGCGCAGTCTGCACCGCCATCCTGCATGATAAGGGAGAACGGTACCTCGATACGGTATACTCGGATACCTGGGTTCAGAGCCAATTCGGAGCGGAGCTGCTATCAGCTACGGAAGAGTTCCTAGTGTGATTACAACAGGGAGAACATTTACGTGGACGATCATACCTGACACGAGCTTGGTATTATCGGCTGGAGGCTGATAATGCCAAGCTCATTGTCAGCTGACCCTTAGCGCTCCTTGGCAGCAGGATTGAACGGATTCAGAGATAGTCATCACCTGGGAAGAAGGCCTATGGTATGATGGACGTAATCGTAATAGCAGAACCGCCCGTGATTTTACACCCCATTAACATGCTTCATATGTTCGCGTGATATAACTGAAACAATCGGTTATAAGAGGAGAAGATGAGATGAAGCTAAGCAAAGAGGAGAGATCGTGGATTCTGTACGACTGCGGAAATTCCGCTTATTCGATGGCCGTGACTACGGCGCTGCTGCCGATTATCTTCGGGATGTTCGATAATGTGGGCAGCAGTATGGACCTGGGGTACTTCAACTCCATCGCCAGTATTCTGGTCGCGGTCCTCAGCCCGATTCTGGGCACGATTGCGGATTATAAGGACCGGAAGAAGCGGTTTTTTATTTTTTTCGCTGCGCTTGGTATCCTTGCAACCGCCTCCCTGGCCTTCGTGTCCCCGGACAGCGGTCAATGGCAGCTGCTCATCGCCTTTTACATTCTGTCAGCGGTCGGCTTCGCCGGGTCTAACATCTTCTACGATTCCTTCCTGGTGGATATTACGGAGGACGAACGGATGGACAAGGTGTCTACCCGGGGGTTCGCCTACGGCTACATCTTCAGTTGTATTCCGTTCGGCATCAGCCTGCTGCTGATCTTCCTGCTGGGGATGGACAAGGCCATCGGCTACCAGATCGGGTTCATCATTACGGCGCTCTGGTGGGGGCTGCTTACGGTGCCGATGATCCGCGATGTGAAGCAGAGATATTATATCGAGCCTGAGCCGAAGCCTGTTGCCCGGAGCTTCCAGCGTATCGCTGCCACCTTCAGGAATATCCGCCAGCACCGAATCGTCTTTGTGTTCCTGCTCGCCTACTTCTTCTACATTGACGGAGTAGATACGATTATCAAAATGGTTGTGCCCTACGCCACCTCCGTCCTCGGCACAGATGCCCTGGATACCTTCACGCTGCTGGGAATTCTGCTCATCATCCAGATTATTGCCTTTCCCTGCGCGATTCTCTATGGCAATCTGGCCAAAACCTACTCCGCCCGGAATCTGATTATTGCCGGGATCTTCACCTACGTTATTTCTTGTATCGCAGCGTTCTTCATTAGCTCGGTATGGCATATTTTCCTGCTGGGTGCGCTGATCGGCTCGGCACAGGGCGGCATTCAGGCGCTTAGCCGGTCCTATTTCGCCAAAATCATCCCGAAGGAGAATTCCAACGAATTCTTCGGGTTCTATAATATTTTCGGCAAGTTCGCGGCGATTCTCGGCCCTGCCTTAATGTCTCTGACCACTACCTTGAGCGGGGATGCCCGCTACAGTATTTTATCGATTATTCCGCTCTTTCTGATCGGCTTCTTGATCTTCATCACATTGCCAAAGGGGACATAGTATGGAATCTACTGGACTGCAACCGCAACCACCCCCGGCAGCCAAGCATCTGATCGTCATCTCCTATGATGCCTTCTCTGAGGATCACTGGGAGCTGGCCAGCCGCCTGCCTAATCTGTCGAAGCTGATCACCAGCGGTGCTTACAGCAACCGTCTGAGAAGTGTCTATCCCACGCTCACTTATGTGGTGCATACGACCATCGCTACCGGCGTCTACCCGGATAAGCACGGCGTTTATCACAACAATCCGCTGCAGCCGTTCGTGCCGGAGGAGGAGCAGCGCTGGTTCTGGTTCCGGGAGGCAGTCCAGGTGCCAACGATCTATGATGCCGCGCGTAAGGCGGGTCTGAGTACGGCGGGACTGCTGTGGCCGGTAAGCGGCAAGTCCTCAATTCAGTATAATATTCCAGAGATCCGGGCGCTAAAAGGAGAGAATCAGGCGCTCAAGATACTGCGAAGCGGCAGTCCCCTGTACTGCGCCCGGCTGGAGTTGAAATACGGACGAATCAGGCAGGGAATCACCCAGCCGCAGCTCGATAACTTCACCACGAAGTGCGCCGCCGATACAATTAAGCGGCATAAGCCGAACCTGCTGCTGATGCATCTAATCGACCTGGATGACACCAAGCATATGTACGGCACGGATAGCGGGGAAGTGGACGATGTCATCCTGCGGATGGACAACCGGCTGGGTGAGATCATGCAGGCGGTAGAGGATGCCGGAATCTGGGAGGAGACGGTGATTATGGTACTGGGTGACCATGGTCAGTTCAACGTGCGCTACAAGGTGCATTTGAACAACCTTTTGCAGGCTAAGGGGCTGATCTTTGACAAGGACGGTGAGATGCACTGGCGGGCCTACTTCCAGAGCGGCGGCGGTTCAGCTTATCTGCATGTGCAGCCCGGAGATGAGGAAGCGCAGCGGCTGGCCTTGGCGGTGGTGGATGAATATAGGCGTGAAGGAGCATCAGGAATCGAGAGTGTATATACGGAAGAGACGCTGAAGCAGCTCCACGCCAGCCCGGTGGCAAAAGTCATGCTTGAAGCACAGCGGGGCTACAGCTTCGATGAGACGCTGGCGGACACGCTGATCACCGATCTGCAGGCTGAAGGCATACGCTATGCTACGCATGGCTACTCGCCGGATGCAAGCGGGTACCGCTGCAATCTCGTCATCGCAGGGGCCGCGATCAAGCAGAGCTACCCCATCGGTGACCTGGAGATGGTCGATATCGCCCCGACGATGGGACGGATTCTGGGGATGGAGTTCGGGCCGGGGGACGGGCGGGTGTTGGAGGAGATTTTTGAGGCATAGCTAGGGGAATAGTAGTGGTAGTAGGAATGCTAATAGAGCAACTTCCATCGGTCTGATCAGGATGTCCGCGCACGCGGCCGCCGGGTTGGGCTTTTTTTTGTTGATTGCAGAGGCCAATATGATGATAGCTAGCTTATGCGGAGGTGTGGAGCGGGAGACTGTAATTTAAATTTAAATTACCGTTGACAATTTGCCTATGATCAAATATATTATCCATAAGAATAAAAGTTTCCTGAAGGAAACATATATGCAGATGAGAAACAATAGACATATTAATAGGCTTTATAGTTTGAACTAAAAAATTTAAGTTTAGGGAAAAGTGGCGAACAGCCAATTCCAAAACCTAAAAAATCATTAGTTCAATTTAGCCAGATAGGCTAAATAAGAGACGGGGTGCTGACATGATTCAGATTAAAGGTTTAAATGTTGATTATTTCGGCCATTCGGCGCTGGAAGGAGTGACGCTCGATATCCCCTTCGGGCATTCGGTAGGCATTATCGGGCCTAATGGCGCCGGTAAATCCACGTTCATTAAGGCGCTGCTGGACGTAATCAAGAAGAGAAGCGGAACGGTGAAGGCAGAGGGGAAGGACATCGCCCTGTACAGACGGAATATCGCCTACGTGCCGCAGAAGAACGATATTGACCTGACTTTTCCCATTACAGTGAAGGATACGGTGCTGACCGGAACTTATCCGAACTTGAAGCTGTTCCGGCGTCCGGGCAAGAAGGAGCGGAATATTGCGGAGCGCAGCATGGCGATGGTGGAGATCGGTGACCTTGCGGATAAGCAGATCAGCAATTTGTCCGGCGGGCAGCTGCAGCGGGTGTTTATCGCCCGGGCGCTGGCTCAGGAGGCCAGTGTGTTTTTCCTGGATGAGCCGTTTGTGGGCATTGATATGGTCAGCGAGCGCATCATTGTGAACCTGTTCAAGCAGCTCCGCGAGGAAGGCAAGACCATCCTGGTGGTGCATCATGATCTGCATGAGGTCGAAGAATATTTTGACAAAATCATTCTGCTCAACAAGCAGCTAATCGCCTTCGGAGATGTACAGGATACCTTCACCACGGAGAATATCCGCAGAGCCTACGGTACCTCCTTGGGCAATGTAATGATCCAGGGGGCAGGAGGTGCCGCTCATGCTTGAGTCCTTATCCAGCCTGCTGAATATTCCAGTGTACGCCATTAACGCCGGGCTATCTGCGATTATCCTCGGGATTGTCTCGGGGGCGCTGGGCAGCTTCATCGTTCTGCGCAAAATGTCGCTGATGGGCGATGCCTTATCTCACGCTGTGCTTCCAGGCGTCGCCCTGTCTTATATTCTGGGCATTAACATCCTGCTGGGCGCTTCGTTATTTGGCCTGTTAGCCGCTATTCTCATTCAATTCATCACCAGCCGCAGCAATATTAAGAGCGATACCTCCATCGGCATCATTCTCAGCTCCTTCTTTGCACTCGGCATTGTTCTGATTACATTCGCCCGCAGCGGGCTGGATCTCACCCATATTCTGTTCGGCAACATTCTGGCCGTTCCGCAATCCGAGCTGCTGCAATCCTTCATCATCATGCTGGCGGTGCTTGCCATTATTACACTGCTGTACAAAGAACTGCTGATCAGCTCATTCGATCCGGTGGTAGCGAAGGCATACGGGCTGAAGACCGGCTTCTATCATTATCTGCTGATGATGCTGCTCTCCGTAGTGACCGTCTCCTCCTTGTCCCAGGTTGGGATTGTGCTGGTCATCGCCATGCTGGTCATCCCGGCAGCCACCTCGTATCTGTGGTCTAATTCCTTACTGCATATGATCGTTTTAGCCTCTGCAGTAGGGGCAGCCTCGGGGATCATCGGCGTATACGTGAGCTTCCGCTACAATCTGCCGACAAGTGCAACAATCGTGCTGGTTGGCGTCACCCTGTTCAGCATTTCATTCATCATATCGCCCAAAAATAATTTTCTGCGGAAAGGATTGAAGCAAGCATGAGACTGTTCAAAATACTATCGGCATCCGTACTCCTTCTACTACTAGCAGCCTGCTCCAACACCAGTAAGGGGGGAGCGGATGACGGTAAGCTGGAGATCGTGGCCACGTATTCGATTATTGCCGACATGACCCGGAATATCACCGGAGATAAAGCGGAGGTCTATAGCATGGTGCCTATCGGCACAGACCCGCATATGTATGATCCGCTGCCCGCAGATACAGGCAAGGTGTCGAGTGCGGACCTTATTTTCTATAACGGCTTGAATCTGGAGACCGGGAAGGGCTGGTTCCAGGATCTGCTCAAGGTGACGAAGAAGGAAGCGGCCGCGTTTGCCGTCTCTGAAGAGGTTGCTCCGATGTACCTAACGGAGAAGGGGAAGGAATCTCAGGTTGACCCTCATGCCTGGCTGGATATACAGAACGCGGTCAAGTATGTGGATGTCATTACCGCGCGTGTGATCGAACGGGACCCGGACAACAAGCAGTATTATCTGGATAACCAGACCGCGTATGTGAAGGAGCTGACCGAGCTGGATCAGTATGCCAAGGAAGCCGTGAGCAAGGTCCCGCAGGAGAAGCGCGTCCTGGTGACCAGTGAAGGAGCCTTCAAATACTTTTCCAAGGCCTATGGCTTCGAATCCGCCTTCATCTGGGAGATCAACACGGACAGCCAGGGAACACCGGAGCAGATGAACCGGATTATCGGCATTATCAAGGAGAAGCAGATTCCGGCGTTATTCCTGGAGACGAGCGTCAACCCCAAGACAATGGAGACCATATCCCGCGAGACCGGGGTGCCGGTGCACTCCAAGATTTTCACGGATTCTCTGGCTAAGGAAGGCGAAGACGGCGACACCTATCTGAAGATGATCAAGTGGAATATCGATCAGGTGATTGAGGGCTTGTCGAAGGAATAAGCGGATGCCTGTGTACGAAAAAGAGCCCGCAACAACCAATAACCCGCAAGGCCGGATAAGCACTGCTATCCTTGCCTGCGGGTTATTCGTTATCCTTAGGGGTTATTTTGTGTGGTGACAATCCCGAGCACAAAGCCGTCATAGCCCTTGCTGCCGACCGTCTGTATTGCAGTAGCATCTATACGCGGCTCTGCGGCGAGCAGCTCCATGAACTGCCGGATACCTTGAACCCGGTCATCCTTACTGCCCGGGTCAATAACCTCGCCGTCACGCACTACGTTATCAGCCACAATGACCGCGCCCGGCCGGGCCAGCTTCAGCGCCCACTTCAGGTAATGCGGATTATTAGGCTTGTCGGCATCAATGAAGATGAAGTCAAACGGCTCATCGCCCCGGGCTTCCAGCAGCGCCAGCGAATCCAGCGCCGGGCCTTCAATTACCTCTGTCTTGTCTGCCAGCCCCGCCATTCTCAGGTTATCCTCAGCTACCACAACATGCTTGTGCTCGAATTCCAGCGAGACCAGCCTGCCCGTCTCCGGCAATGCCCGCGCCAGCCAGATGGTGCTATAACCGCCCAGGGTGCCGATCTCCAGAATGTTGGACGCTCCCTTCATTTTGGCGAGCAGATACAGCAGCTTCCCCTGATTCGGAGCGACATCAATCGCCGGTAAGCCGGCCCCGGCATTCGCATCCAGCACAGCGTCCAGGACCGGATCTGCAGCCAGCAACCTGTCACTGAAATAGGTATCGACCTTACTCCATTTACTTTGTTCTTCCATGTGAATCCCTCCGTTAGTTGTGTTTTGTATTAGTGGATTAGAACTGCTTTAAATATAAGGGTTTATCATTCATAATACTAATATATGTTAATGTCATAATCATAAATATAGGTTATGAATACAACCCATGAATAGGAGCGTGTTTATGAACATTCATGCACTGAGGCTTTTTTATTATGTGGCTGAGACGGGAAGCGTCACGAAGGCGGCTGCCCGGCTGAGGATCAGCCAGCCGGCGGTGACCAGCCAGATCAAGAGGCTGGAGAAGGATCTGGGACTGCCGCTATTCAATCCCAGCGGCCGGGGAATCTCGCTGACTCCCTTCGGGACAGAGCTGGCGAAGCAGGCCGGTAATCTCTTCACCTATGAAGAACGGATTGAGGAGTTCGTAGAGGATTACCGCCAGGGACGGAAGGGGAAGCTGCGCATTGCCGCCACCTATCTTCCGGCGAATTTCCTGGTCCCGGGCTGGGCCGCCCGGTTCAAGGCGGGGCAGCCCGAGATGGAGATTGAGATAACCACGACCAATTCCACGCAGGCCTTTGAACAATTGCAGCGTCATGAAGCGGATGTCGCCTTTTACGGTGGCGGAGCCAAGGAGAAGCCTGAGGATGTAGACTGGCTGGAGCTGTTTGAGGATGAGCTGTGGTTCGTAGTGGCCCCTTCCCATCCTTTTGCCAATGGTACGGTATCGCTGCCGGAGATGATGCAGGAGCCGTTCGTAATGCGTGAGGAAGGCAGCTCCACCCGGGAGCGTCTGGTCTCGCTCTGTACAACCTATGGTCTGAAGCCGCCGCGTGTGACCCTGCAATTCAGCGGGCTGGGCGAAGTCATTCGTTCGGTCATGGCAGGGTATGGCGCCAACTTCATCTCCTCACTGGCTGTGCGGGACTATGTGGAGTGGAAGCAGTTATGCCGGGTACAGGTGGAGGGCATTCAGCTTAGCAACCATATTGCTGTCTGTACACGCAAGAACGAGACCCTGTCAGCCGGGCTACAGCGGTTTATTGACATCTGCCGGCAATGATGAACAATAAGAATATATTCCTTTTCAATTAAAATATATTGATAAACGATAAATATTATGCTAAATTATACTCACTCTAACAAGTGAGGTGTTTGTGTGATGAACCGTAAGCCAGGCTCAACCACGTTTCTGAAGGCGGTACTTATTGTGTTCGCGCTGGCTGCGCTGGCCTTGTGTATCTTCGCGGTCCCGGCGATCGCTGGCTTCGCGGCGGAGCTGTATCCAGACCATTCGTATATCCAGGTGCTGGTGATGATAGATCTGTACGGGGCGGCTCTGCCGTTCTTCATAGCACTGTCCCAGGCCTACAGGCTGTTAGGCTTCATTGACCGTAATGAGGCGTTCGCGGAGGGCTCGGTGCGGGTGCTGAAGCATATCAAGCATGCGGCTGTGTCCATTAGCGGAATGTTCACCTTAGGACTGCCGCTGTTCTATCTGCTGGCGGAGAGGGATGATGCCCCGGGCATTATTGTGATCGGGCTGATCCTTATTTTCGCATCCATGGTGATTGCAGTATTCGCGGCGGTGCTCCAGAAGCTCCTGAATGAAGCGATTGAATTGAAATCTGAGAACGATCTGACAGTCTGAGGTGGCTACCATGGCGATTATCGTTAATATTGATGTGATGCTGGCTAAGCGGAAAATGAGTGTAACAGAGCTTACGGAGCGGGTGGGAATTACGATGGCGAACCTGTCCATTCTGAAGAACGGCAAGGCCAAGGCGATCCGCTTCTCAACGCTTGAGGCAATATGTAAGGCACTGGACTGCCAGCCGGGAGATATTCTGGAATATACACCGGATGCTGCAGAATAATGGGCACAGGGAGCGGGGAGGGGACGGTATTGAGAGCCATGACACGGCTGCTGCACTTCGGGTATCATCAGGCGATGAGCTGTATCTTTCCTGTAGCGATCTTCGGAACGTTAATCCTGACCCGGACAGCAGAGCTGCCGTTCATCCACCGCTATGATCTGATTCTGCTGATCCTGCTTACTGTGCAGTACCTGATGTACCGGAGCGGGCTGGAGACGCTGGATGAGATCAAGGTGATCTGTGTGTTTCATGGGATTGGACTGGTGCTGGAGATGTATAAAATAAGAATGGGCTCCTGGGCCTACCCGGAACCCGGTTATGCGAAGCTGCTCGGTGTGCCGCTGTACAGCGGATTCATGTATGCCAGTGTGGCAAGCTACATGTGCCAGATCTGGCGCAGGCTGAAGATGGAGTTGACCGGCTGGCCGGGTCTTGCCGCTGCGGGACTGCTGGGCGGAGCGATCTACCTGAACTTCTTCACCCACCACTATATTCCGGATTTCCGCTGGTGGCTGACAGCCCTGGTAGTAGTGGTATTCTGGAGAACCTGGATCATCTACCGGGTGCAGGGCAAGACGTACCGGATGCCGCTTGTGCTGGCTTTTGCCATTGTAGGCTTCTTCATCTGGCTGGCCGAGAATATTGCGACCTTCCTGGGGGCGTGGCAATACCCGGACCAGCACGGGAGCTGGCAGCTGGTCGGCTTCGGCAAGATCAGCTCATGGTTCCTGCTGGTAATTATCAGCGTGATTATTGTCGCCCAGCTTAAGCATGTGAAGGCCGGGCGGAGCGGCGGGGGACACAGTTAAGGCCATCATGGCCTGCCGGACCGGGTCCAATAAGCCAGGCCGTCCAGCGGATTACGGAAGGACGGTCCGGTTCCGCCGGAGACGGACGGGATTAGCGAACATTGTTCCCCGTTGGAATCAAGGGAGAATAGCTGTTCAATATGATAGACACCGGGAGACGGTGCTGACTCATAGAGTCTCAAGGCGACTCCAGCAGCCGTTGCCGCTGTGATGGATGCTTCATGTACGCCTGTAATTCCGTATTCTCTGGTGGCGGGCCTGTCATCCTTCGTGCCGCAGGCATCGACTTTGACCGCGTAGCGCTCGGAGCCGAAACGGAAGCGGGTGAACGCCTGGACCGCGAGGTTGCGGAGTGTCCGGTTACGCAGCAGACGGGAGAGTCCGGTGCGGCGCAGCAGCGCTGCGGCTGTGGTCATGCTCCGAGAATCGAAGCAGAGCCGGGTCGAGACGGAAGGTACGGCAAGGGTCTGAGGCAGAGTCATCTGATCCGAAAAAGGAAAACGGTAGGCTCTATGCGTCCGCAGAGCAAAGCCGAAATCCGCCGCCTTAGCCTCCGTGAAGCTTGAGGCGGTGCGCGGTCTGCCGTGCTCGGTAATCTCGAAGTCGGCTCCAAGGTTGTCCACCGTCCACTCCATAGCCGCCTGTCCATGGCTGTCACCCAGTCCCAGCATGATCGAGATGTCGATCTGCTCTGTATGGTCCAGCTCCTGGACGGCCCTTGCCGCAAGCAGGTTGGTTAACCCCGGCGCGAGCCCGACACTTAGCACTGCTGCCGCCTTGAGCTTATGCTTCACAGGGTCCAGCCTTTGCAGCATAGTCAGGAAGTCTCCGCTTGCCGAGACATCTACATAATGAGTGCCGCTCTGGAGGCAGGCTTCGGCCAGCCGGGTGTCCTGCTGATCCAGACACATGACGACCAGCTTGACCTTCTCCAGCAGCTCAGGGGGAAGCGGCTTCTCTGCCGACAGGCGCAGCGGCTTCACGTATCCGCCGGTACTGCGGGAGAATTCCTCGGCCCGGTTCAGGTTTCTTCCTGCCGCGTAGACCTTGCCGGGGTGCTGTGCCCCGAGTAGCCGGCATATCTGTGACCCGACATGCCCGTAACCGCCGATCACTACAATATCTGTTTTCATGAGTATTCCCGTCCTTCGTGGTGGATTGCAGAATCTGCGGTATAATTAACGTTACGTATCATTATCCTGCTAAGGCGGGCGGCAGACTATCCCACATTT is part of the Paenibacillus sp. FSL M7-0420 genome and harbors:
- a CDS encoding metal ABC transporter substrate-binding protein yields the protein MRLFKILSASVLLLLLAACSNTSKGGADDGKLEIVATYSIIADMTRNITGDKAEVYSMVPIGTDPHMYDPLPADTGKVSSADLIFYNGLNLETGKGWFQDLLKVTKKEAAAFAVSEEVAPMYLTEKGKESQVDPHAWLDIQNAVKYVDVITARVIERDPDNKQYYLDNQTAYVKELTELDQYAKEAVSKVPQEKRVLVTSEGAFKYFSKAYGFESAFIWEINTDSQGTPEQMNRIIGIIKEKQIPALFLETSVNPKTMETISRETGVPVHSKIFTDSLAKEGEDGDTYLKMIKWNIDQVIEGLSKE
- a CDS encoding O-methyltransferase, which gives rise to MEEQSKWSKVDTYFSDRLLAADPVLDAVLDANAGAGLPAIDVAPNQGKLLYLLAKMKGASNILEIGTLGGYSTIWLARALPETGRLVSLEFEHKHVVVAEDNLRMAGLADKTEVIEGPALDSLALLEARGDEPFDFIFIDADKPNNPHYLKWALKLARPGAVIVADNVVRDGEVIDPGSKDDRVQGIRQFMELLAAEPRIDATAIQTVGSKGYDGFVLGIVTTQNNP
- a CDS encoding LysR family transcriptional regulator produces the protein MNIHALRLFYYVAETGSVTKAAARLRISQPAVTSQIKRLEKDLGLPLFNPSGRGISLTPFGTELAKQAGNLFTYEERIEEFVEDYRQGRKGKLRIAATYLPANFLVPGWAARFKAGQPEMEIEITTTNSTQAFEQLQRHEADVAFYGGGAKEKPEDVDWLELFEDELWFVVAPSHPFANGTVSLPEMMQEPFVMREEGSSTRERLVSLCTTYGLKPPRVTLQFSGLGEVIRSVMAGYGANFISSLAVRDYVEWKQLCRVQVEGIQLSNHIAVCTRKNETLSAGLQRFIDICRQ
- a CDS encoding DUF2975 domain-containing protein, producing the protein MNRKPGSTTFLKAVLIVFALAALALCIFAVPAIAGFAAELYPDHSYIQVLVMIDLYGAALPFFIALSQAYRLLGFIDRNEAFAEGSVRVLKHIKHAAVSISGMFTLGLPLFYLLAERDDAPGIIVIGLILIFASMVIAVFAAVLQKLLNEAIELKSENDLTV
- a CDS encoding helix-turn-helix domain-containing protein gives rise to the protein MAIIVNIDVMLAKRKMSVTELTERVGITMANLSILKNGKAKAIRFSTLEAICKALDCQPGDILEYTPDAAE
- a CDS encoding DUF817 domain-containing protein; its protein translation is MRAMTRLLHFGYHQAMSCIFPVAIFGTLILTRTAELPFIHRYDLILLILLTVQYLMYRSGLETLDEIKVICVFHGIGLVLEMYKIRMGSWAYPEPGYAKLLGVPLYSGFMYASVASYMCQIWRRLKMELTGWPGLAAAGLLGGAIYLNFFTHHYIPDFRWWLTALVVVVFWRTWIIYRVQGKTYRMPLVLAFAIVGFFIWLAENIATFLGAWQYPDQHGSWQLVGFGKISSWFLLVIISVIIVAQLKHVKAGRSGGGHS
- a CDS encoding saccharopine dehydrogenase family protein → MKTDIVVIGGYGHVGSQICRLLGAQHPGKVYAAGRNLNRAEEFSRSTGGYVKPLRLSAEKPLPPELLEKVKLVVMCLDQQDTRLAEACLQSGTHYVDVSASGDFLTMLQRLDPVKHKLKAAAVLSVGLAPGLTNLLAARAVQELDHTEQIDISIMLGLGDSHGQAAMEWTVDNLGADFEITEHGRPRTASSFTEAKAADFGFALRTHRAYRFPFSDQMTLPQTLAVPSVSTRLCFDSRSMTTAAALLRRTGLSRLLRNRTLRNLAVQAFTRFRFGSERYAVKVDACGTKDDRPATREYGITGVHEASITAATAAGVALRLYESAPSPGVYHIEQLFSLDSNGEQCSLIPSVSGGTGPSFRNPLDGLAYWTRSGRP